Proteins co-encoded in one Bremerella sp. TYQ1 genomic window:
- a CDS encoding inorganic phosphate transporter, whose protein sequence is MDDSFASYLQNVPDAPIWMLLFVFALILFQEAINGFHDTANAIATVVYSRSLHPMIAVAIAAFFNFVGVLIGGTAVAFSLVYMLPKEMVAGINTEYEASLLLALIVTAVTWNFGTWWLGIPNSTTHAYVGSIMGVAMAHAFLIGDPIAQQINWHEAQGILLTLLISPIVGFVLAYLIFKLLKLLVKNDALFRPAEEHTRPPGWVRSILIASSAGVSLLHGTNDGQKSIGLMMLVMFGIAPSLYGLNPNRLDDNSLKRGAEAIGDIKQVAATVQDDPKIGARSQQLMQECDLVEKLVQKQRTEKLSEQEGIEMRAAILDLRQAISNTIRDAKLMDRLTSDERKKLHAANRKLDRFIEYVPMWIIVLSALALGGGTAIGYKNIVTTLGEKMGSSHMNPAQGTAAQLSAMIGIFMADIGGMPVSTTHVLSSGVAGTVVASPDEHLNTSTLKSIVLTWVTTLPGCMMLGMFTGVMLNRILA, encoded by the coding sequence ATGGACGATTCGTTTGCCAGCTATTTGCAAAACGTGCCGGATGCTCCGATTTGGATGCTGCTGTTTGTCTTCGCGCTGATCTTGTTTCAAGAGGCGATCAACGGCTTTCACGATACGGCCAATGCGATTGCAACAGTCGTTTACTCGCGGTCGCTCCACCCGATGATTGCCGTGGCGATTGCGGCGTTCTTCAACTTCGTGGGGGTGCTGATCGGGGGAACGGCGGTTGCGTTTTCGTTGGTTTACATGCTTCCCAAAGAGATGGTCGCAGGCATCAATACAGAATACGAGGCATCGCTGCTGTTGGCGCTGATTGTGACTGCGGTGACTTGGAACTTCGGCACGTGGTGGCTGGGCATTCCGAACTCGACAACGCATGCCTATGTTGGGTCGATCATGGGCGTGGCGATGGCCCACGCGTTTCTGATCGGCGATCCAATTGCTCAGCAGATCAATTGGCACGAAGCTCAAGGGATTCTATTGACGCTGCTGATCTCGCCGATCGTTGGTTTTGTGCTGGCCTATTTGATCTTCAAACTTTTGAAGTTGCTGGTCAAGAACGATGCCCTGTTTCGTCCGGCCGAAGAACATACGCGCCCGCCAGGCTGGGTGCGGTCGATCTTAATCGCCAGTTCTGCCGGGGTGTCGCTGTTGCATGGAACCAACGACGGACAGAAGAGTATCGGTCTGATGATGTTGGTGATGTTCGGTATCGCTCCCAGCCTATACGGCTTGAATCCGAACCGGCTGGACGACAATTCGTTGAAGCGTGGTGCTGAGGCGATCGGCGACATTAAACAGGTCGCAGCGACCGTCCAGGACGATCCAAAGATCGGGGCACGCAGTCAACAGCTAATGCAGGAATGCGACCTGGTCGAGAAACTGGTCCAGAAACAACGGACCGAAAAACTGAGCGAACAGGAAGGGATCGAGATGCGAGCTGCTATTCTCGATCTGCGTCAGGCCATTTCCAACACGATCCGTGATGCGAAACTGATGGACAGGCTGACCAGCGATGAACGCAAGAAGCTGCATGCTGCCAATCGGAAGCTCGACCGATTCATCGAGTATGTCCCAATGTGGATTATCGTACTGTCGGCGTTGGCTCTCGGCGGCGGCACAGCGATTGGCTACAAGAACATCGTGACGACGCTGGGGGAAAAGATGGGTAGTTCGCACATGAATCCTGCCCAGGGAACGGCCGCTCAGCTTTCGGCGATGATCGGGATTTTTATGGCCGACATCGGTGGCATGCCGGTCAGCACAACCCACGTCCTTTCTTCCGGCGTCGCTGGCACCGTGGTCGCATCGCCTGACGAGCATCTCAACACGTCCACACTGAAAAGCATCGTCCTGACTTGGGTCACCACGCTGCCTGGCTGTATGATGCTCGGCATGTTCACCGGCGTCATGCTGAATCGAATTCTAGCGTAA